A window of the Bombina bombina isolate aBomBom1 chromosome 3, aBomBom1.pri, whole genome shotgun sequence genome harbors these coding sequences:
- the LOC128652270 gene encoding zona pellucida sperm-binding protein 4-like translates to MAGVCQLAFVWFLVLSGTASAAEILSEVDVVLEKPRLVCGEESLQYWIPNVIHDEKTLRLSAQDKYGKLQPFQNDSSCGLWVNKDYEGSLVICADYRGCYVKMDLDHVMTIYLEQYVKGQWEVLSTEELRCPLDQVMDAPSPSVCSSVQRENRLPCATLSISQEACHQAGCCYDQSDLNTPCYYGNQVTAQCSVDGQLTVAVSKDVTLPQLILSSVRFTRGQGSGCLPVKQNDAFLLFQFPLSDCGTQRKVDGANVVYENDMVADRDVRTWLGASITRDSTLRVHIQCNFAASASLPVRVDVFTLPPPSPASSAGPFMLEMRIAKDTSYRQYYEDGDYPLVKVLREPVFVEVRILHRSDPTINLVLNQCWATTSANPLLQPQWPVLVDRCPFTGDNYQTQLVPIGSSANLAFPSHYERYMMSTFTFVDPSSQQALGGMVYLHCSASACVASLLDSCQASCGTSRRQKRAEDLVLEQNTRSMVTSKGPVYFQMNDTEMPAYKEESSDAAYMLQWSRAVVGVLCVATVALIIVWLWNGHVNVPKPSFNKLYSQDNINQDAKNKFWDNFIIPKIQLDQLLMLNKDISIEEIIQAIQSSVNGKAIGPDQMPIELYKVLQDDIPPILISLYQILNKSFHYNTTEVVKAELLNINIHNFTHCDFVTQNELYSILPISAIWV, encoded by the exons ATGGCTGGTGTATGTCAGCTGGCATTTGTGTGGTTTTTGGTACTTTCTGGCACAGCTTCTGCAGCTGAAATTTTGTCTGAAGTTGATGTGGTGTTAGAGAAACCTCGTCTGGTATGTGGAGAGGAAAGTCTGCAATATTGGATCCCCAATGTGATACACGATGAGAAGACACTCAGGTTATCTGCTCAAG ATAAGTATGGAAAGCTACAGCCCTTTCAAAATGATTCCAGCTGTGGACTCTGGGTCAATAAAGATTATGAAGGATCATTAGTAATATGTGCTGATTATAGAGGATGCTATGTAAAAATG GACCTTGATCATGTCATGACAATCTATCTTGAACAGTATGTGAAAGGACAATGGGAAGTCCTCAGTACAGAAGAACTGAGGTGTCCACTGGATCAAG TGATGGATGCACCAAGCCCCAGTGTATGCTCTTCTGTCCAGAGGGAAAACAGACTTCCCTGTGCAACTCTTTCAATCTCCCAAGAGGCCTGTCACCAGGCAGGCTGCTGCTATGATCAAAGTGATCTAAATACCCCTTGTTACTATGGAAATCAAG TTACTGCTCAGTGTTCTGTAGATGGTCAGTTGACAGTTGCTGTGTCCAAGGATGTTACTTTGCCGCAGCTCATTCTAAGCTCTGTCAGATTTACCAGAGGACAAGGATCTGGATGTCTGCCAGTGAAGCAGAATGATGCGTTTCTCCTGTTTCAGTTTCCTTTGTCAGATTGTGGGACTCAGCGTAAG GTGGATGGTGCAAATGTAGTGTATGAAAATGATATGGTTGCAGACAGGGATGTTAGAACATGGCTTGGTGCATCTATCACCAGGGACAGCACTTTAAG AGTACACATTCAATGTAACTTTGCAGCCAGTGCTTCTCTCCCAGTAAGGGTAGATGTCTTCACCCTACCACCACCATCTCCAGCCTCTAGCGCTGGCCCTTTTATGCTAGAAATGAGGATTGCAAAAg ACACCAGCTATCGCCAGTACTATGAAGATGGAGACTATCCCTTGGTTAAAGTACTAAGAGAACCAGTATTTGTAGAAGTTAGGATACTACACAGAAGTGACCCGACTATAAATCTTGTGTTGAACCAGTGCTGGGCTACAACATCAGCTAATCCTCTTCTGCAACCTCAATGGCCAGTTCTGGTTGACAG GTGTCCATTCACTGGTGACAACTATCAAACCCAGCTAGTGCCCATTGGGAGTTCTGCAAATCTGGCTTTTCCATCTCATTATGAACGTTATATGATGAGTACCTTCACATTTGTGGATCCCAGCTCTCAACAAGCTCTTGGTGGAATG GTGTATTTACACTGCAGTGCTTCTGCATGTGTAGCTTCTTTACTGGACTCCTGTCAAGCGTCCTGTGGAACTTCTAGAA GACAAAAAAGAGCAGAGGACTTGGTTTTGGAACAAAATACAAGATCAATGGTGACCTCTAAAGGGCCAGTGTATTTTCAGATGAATGATACAGAAATGCCAGCCTACAAAGAAG AGTCTAGTGATGCTGCTTACATGCTGCAGTGGAGCAGAGCTGTTGTCGGTGTTCTATGTGTAGCTACAGTTGCCCTTATTATTGTTTGGCTGTGGAATGGCCATGTGAACGTGCCAAAACCATCTTTTAAT AAATTATATTCACAGGATAATATTAACCAAGACGCTAAGAATAAATTCTGGGACAATTTTATTATTCCAAAGATTCAACTGGATCAATTGCTTATGCTTAATAAGGATATATCAATTGAGGAAATTATACAAGCTATTCAGAGCTCTGTAAATGGAAAGGCAATTGGTCCAGATCAAATGCCAATTGAGTTGTACAAAGTCCTGCAAGACGATATCCCCCCCATCCTTATCAGTCTATATCAG